Proteins from one Oscillatoria nigro-viridis PCC 7112 genomic window:
- a CDS encoding NAD(P)H-quinone oxidoreductase subunit 5 has protein sequence MELLYQYAWLIPVLPLAGAMLVGLGLITFNQATNKLRQANAILIVSALGGSMVLSFALLWSQLQGHAPYTRSIQWASAGDFSLNMGYIIDPLTAVMLAIVTTVAFLVMIYTDGYMAHDDGYVRFYAYLSIFSASMLGLVVSPNIVQIYIFWELVGMCSYLLVGFWYDRKPAADACQKAFVTNRVGDFGLLLGILGIYWATGSFEFEVMGERLHSLVESGALSATLATIFGVLIFLGPAAKSAQFPLHVWLPDAMEGPTPISALIHAATMVAAGVFLIARMYPVFEGLPAVMNLIACTGCFTAFLGASIAITQNDIKKGLAYSTISQLGYMVMAMGVGAYSAGLFHLMTHAYFKAMLFLCSGSVIHGMEAVVGHNPALAQDMRVMGGLRKYMPITASCFLIGNLAICGIPPFAGFWSKDEILASAFAANPALWAVSWLTAGMTAFYMFRMYFSTFEGEFRGNDSAIKRQLLQPGVVFGPGAMNVKELASTGDSHDEHDHLPHESPLTMALPLVLLAVPSVFIGFLGTPFANYFEQFVRAPGESLEEVLEHAAEFNLTEFLIMGGSSVGIALLGITLASLMYLSRKIDASAIAQKIKPLYEFSLNKWYLDEINDFLFVKGSRRLARQVMEVDLRVVDGVVNLTGFITLVSGEGLKYFESGRAQFYALIVFVAVLGFAIVSGVG, from the coding sequence ATGGAACTGCTTTATCAATACGCTTGGCTGATTCCAGTCCTGCCGCTGGCAGGCGCAATGCTAGTAGGTCTAGGTTTAATCACCTTTAACCAGGCAACCAACAAACTCCGACAAGCGAATGCGATATTAATCGTGTCCGCGCTCGGAGGGTCAATGGTACTCTCTTTCGCATTGCTGTGGAGTCAACTACAGGGCCACGCACCCTACACCCGCAGTATTCAGTGGGCTTCAGCAGGCGACTTCTCGCTGAATATGGGCTATATCATCGACCCCCTGACGGCGGTAATGCTGGCGATCGTCACCACGGTCGCCTTTTTGGTGATGATTTACACCGACGGCTACATGGCTCACGATGACGGGTACGTGCGCTTTTACGCCTACCTGAGCATCTTCAGCGCCTCGATGTTAGGTCTCGTAGTCAGCCCGAATATCGTTCAGATTTACATTTTTTGGGAACTCGTAGGTATGTGTTCGTACCTGCTAGTCGGATTTTGGTACGATCGCAAACCCGCTGCTGACGCCTGCCAAAAAGCTTTTGTCACCAACCGCGTCGGCGACTTCGGGCTGCTGCTGGGCATCCTCGGCATTTACTGGGCCACCGGCAGCTTTGAATTTGAGGTGATGGGCGAACGCCTGCACTCCTTAGTCGAATCCGGCGCCCTTTCGGCGACTCTGGCGACAATCTTCGGCGTCCTCATATTTTTGGGGCCGGCCGCCAAATCCGCTCAATTCCCCCTCCACGTCTGGCTGCCAGACGCAATGGAAGGCCCGACACCCATTTCAGCCCTGATCCACGCCGCGACAATGGTAGCAGCCGGCGTCTTCCTGATCGCTCGGATGTACCCGGTGTTTGAAGGGCTGCCGGCCGTCATGAATTTGATCGCCTGCACCGGCTGTTTTACGGCATTTCTGGGTGCTTCGATCGCGATTACCCAAAATGACATCAAAAAAGGCTTAGCCTACTCCACCATCTCCCAACTCGGCTACATGGTGATGGCAATGGGCGTCGGCGCTTACAGTGCCGGACTTTTCCACTTGATGACTCACGCTTATTTCAAAGCAATGCTGTTCCTGTGTTCGGGTTCAGTGATTCACGGGATGGAAGCAGTTGTAGGCCACAACCCCGCACTCGCTCAAGATATGCGAGTCATGGGCGGCTTGCGGAAATATATGCCGATTACCGCTAGTTGCTTTTTAATCGGAAATTTGGCAATCTGCGGAATTCCCCCGTTTGCTGGTTTTTGGTCAAAAGACGAAATCCTCGCCAGCGCCTTCGCAGCAAATCCCGCTCTGTGGGCTGTTAGCTGGCTGACGGCCGGGATGACCGCGTTTTATATGTTCCGGATGTATTTCAGCACCTTTGAGGGCGAATTCCGGGGCAATGACAGCGCCATCAAGCGGCAACTCCTGCAACCGGGTGTTGTTTTTGGCCCGGGAGCGATGAACGTTAAGGAATTGGCATCCACTGGCGACAGTCACGACGAACACGACCATTTGCCTCACGAATCTCCTCTGACAATGGCTCTGCCGTTAGTGTTGCTGGCAGTACCTTCTGTGTTTATCGGTTTTCTCGGTACGCCGTTTGCCAATTATTTCGAGCAGTTTGTTCGCGCTCCAGGCGAGTCTCTTGAAGAAGTTTTGGAACACGCTGCTGAGTTCAATTTGACGGAATTTCTCATCATGGGCGGAAGCTCTGTAGGTATTGCTTTGCTGGGCATTACTTTGGCTTCTCTGATGTATTTGAGCCGTAAAATTGACGCAAGTGCGATCGCCCAAAAGATCAAACCGCTTTACGAGTTCTCCCTCAACAAGTGGTATCTCGACGAGATCAACGATTTTCTCTTTGTCAAAGGCAGCCGCCGTTTAGCGCGGCAAGTCATGGAAGTTGATTTGCGAGTCGTCGATGGTGTCGTCAACTTAACAGGGTTTATCACCCTGGTTAGCGGCGAAGGTTTGAAATACTTTGAGAGCGGTCGCGCTCAATTTTATGCCCTAATTGTGTTTGTCGCAGTTCTGGGTTTTGCGATCGTTTCTGGAGTCGGTTAA
- a CDS encoding clan AA aspartic protease, translated as MTFLLPSGSTFPIEFVIDTGFTDYLCLPPEAVTLLGLPFLYDMPVNLADNSEVLVAVHEAIILWDGEEREVRVFATGRRPLIGTALLDEQELVIQFTEGGLVTIDEL; from the coding sequence TTGACGTTTCTCCTCCCAAGCGGCTCTACTTTCCCGATCGAGTTTGTCATAGATACGGGCTTCACTGACTACCTATGTTTGCCACCGGAGGCAGTTACCTTACTGGGGTTGCCGTTCCTGTACGATATGCCTGTAAACTTAGCAGATAACAGTGAAGTCCTAGTAGCAGTTCACGAAGCAATCATCCTTTGGGACGGGGAAGAACGAGAAGTTCGTGTATTTGCTACAGGGCGAAGGCCTCTGATTGGAACTGCTTTGCTGGACGAGCAAGAACTTGTGATTCAGTTCACTGAAGGGGGGTTAGTGACGATTGATGAGTTGTAG
- a CDS encoding NnrU family protein, whose translation MTIDLGLDSHLVILGLLLVFAIAHSGLAALRPKGEKLIGPRLYRVLFALVSLPLAVILIVYFFNHRYDGLQLWQVQGVSGVKPAVWILSAISFLFLYPATFNLLEIAAVQKPQVHLYETGIIRITRHPQMVGQLIWCVAHTLWIGTSFTLVTSIGLVLHHLFGVWHGDRRLQARFGESFETIKTRTSIIPFLAILQKRQTLDLLEFLRPSYVGVVIFTGLLWEIHPFLMRVTRNIYW comes from the coding sequence ATGACAATCGACTTGGGACTCGACTCCCACTTAGTTATTCTGGGTCTGTTACTGGTTTTTGCGATCGCCCACAGCGGTTTAGCAGCCCTCCGGCCAAAAGGTGAAAAGCTGATCGGGCCGAGACTTTACCGGGTTTTGTTTGCCCTTGTCAGTTTGCCGCTAGCCGTCATTCTGATAGTCTACTTTTTCAACCACCGCTACGACGGCCTGCAGCTTTGGCAAGTACAGGGAGTGTCCGGAGTTAAACCTGCAGTTTGGATACTTTCGGCAATTTCCTTTCTGTTTCTGTACCCAGCAACTTTCAACCTCCTAGAAATTGCCGCCGTCCAAAAGCCCCAAGTTCACCTCTACGAAACTGGCATCATTCGTATCACCCGTCACCCGCAAATGGTGGGACAACTGATTTGGTGCGTGGCCCACACCCTGTGGATTGGCACTAGCTTTACCCTCGTCACTTCCATCGGTTTGGTACTTCACCACCTGTTCGGAGTGTGGCACGGCGACAGGCGACTTCAGGCTCGTTTTGGAGAATCCTTTGAAACCATCAAAACTCGAACCTCAATAATTCCATTTTTGGCAATCCTACAAAAGCGTCAAACCCTTGATTTGCTTGAGTTTTTGCGACCTTCCTACGTAGGTGTAGTCATTTTTACGGGCCTGCTTTGGGAAATTCATCCTTTTTTGATGCGTGTAACTAGGAACATATACTGGTAG
- a CDS encoding thioredoxin family protein, producing the protein MVLSVSERTFAQEVFQASTPVLVHFSAPWCGLCRAIDPTLKTFEAQWASKVKIVAVNADQCFKLAHTYRLTSLPTLILFEGDKVRFRFEDYQGREELRRTLDSWMLAAHVASPSQRLQLQEVAKR; encoded by the coding sequence ATGGTGTTGTCGGTTAGCGAACGCACTTTTGCACAAGAGGTGTTTCAAGCCTCTACCCCCGTTTTAGTTCACTTTTCGGCTCCTTGGTGCGGTTTGTGCCGCGCGATCGACCCCACGCTTAAGACTTTTGAGGCACAGTGGGCCTCAAAAGTCAAGATCGTAGCGGTGAATGCCGATCAATGTTTCAAGTTGGCCCACACTTATCGGCTGACCAGTCTGCCCACGCTGATTTTGTTTGAGGGCGATAAAGTTCGATTTAGATTTGAAGACTACCAAGGGCGCGAGGAACTGCGGCGGACTCTGGATTCCTGGATGCTCGCGGCTCACGTAGCTTCCCCATCTCAACGGCTGCAACTTCAGGAAGTAGCTAAAAGGTAA
- a CDS encoding protein kinase domain-containing protein, translating into MEVYCTRPGCPRPQNYFPDLDDSSLLKTVQQKFCTTCGMPLILSGRYLPVRLLGQGGFGAAFLARDRYTPAMRLCVAKLLQPSVGLTPPQLKIAQTLFEREAAVLEELGNEHSQIPSLLAFFELTVTSLQPGKNDQFFYLVQEFIDGTNLEDELAVKGRFSEAETVEVLREILKVLDFVHSRGSIHRDIKPANIMRGKNGRLYLLDFGAVKQVTQSVGSAKASTGIYSLGYAPPEQMSGQEVYPATDLYALAVTCITLLSGLQPTELFDSYRNEWNWHSRVQVSSRLAHVLDRMLLSAPSQRFQSASEVEAALMSRPQQHPQPPTVAVASPPIPVQPTLPPPVRVPATPPGGLQPPQRATFSIWEVLSGAAFTGFEGGVLAIALTSLLPSPGLSIGLLGMIVAGLIYGLYRRAIEQTEMLIIGAGTVALLWFFPVLQTAALAIYPNSPIAGVLFVGWLGALGAIAGTAIFRLIYKLLSNIF; encoded by the coding sequence ATGGAAGTTTACTGCACCCGACCGGGCTGCCCGCGCCCTCAAAACTATTTTCCCGACCTCGATGACAGTTCGCTGCTGAAAACCGTGCAGCAAAAGTTTTGCACGACTTGCGGGATGCCCCTGATTTTGAGCGGGCGCTATTTGCCCGTGAGGTTGTTGGGTCAAGGCGGTTTTGGGGCGGCATTTTTGGCCAGAGACCGCTATACTCCCGCGATGCGGCTGTGCGTTGCTAAACTTTTGCAGCCGTCGGTAGGTCTGACTCCGCCCCAGCTAAAAATCGCTCAAACTCTGTTTGAACGGGAAGCGGCGGTGCTGGAAGAACTGGGAAACGAACATTCCCAAATTCCGAGTTTGCTGGCTTTTTTTGAGCTGACTGTTACGAGTTTGCAGCCGGGAAAAAACGATCAGTTTTTCTATCTGGTTCAAGAATTTATAGACGGTACAAATTTGGAGGATGAACTAGCTGTTAAAGGCAGGTTTTCGGAAGCGGAAACGGTGGAGGTGCTGCGGGAAATTTTGAAGGTTCTCGATTTTGTCCACTCTCGCGGTTCGATTCACCGGGATATTAAACCTGCTAATATTATGCGGGGTAAAAACGGTCGGCTTTATTTATTAGATTTTGGGGCTGTTAAACAAGTAACGCAAAGTGTTGGGAGTGCAAAAGCTTCGACTGGAATTTATTCTTTGGGTTACGCTCCGCCAGAACAGATGAGCGGGCAAGAAGTTTATCCGGCAACGGATTTGTATGCTTTGGCTGTCACTTGTATTACTTTGCTGAGCGGTTTGCAGCCGACGGAGCTTTTTGATAGTTACAGAAACGAGTGGAATTGGCATTCGCGGGTGCAGGTAAGTTCGCGTTTGGCTCACGTTCTCGATCGAATGTTATTATCAGCTCCCAGCCAGCGTTTTCAATCTGCCAGTGAGGTGGAAGCGGCCCTGATGTCTCGGCCTCAACAACATCCTCAACCACCTACAGTCGCGGTAGCGTCGCCTCCAATACCTGTTCAACCGACTCTGCCGCCTCCTGTACGGGTTCCTGCAACACCTCCTGGAGGGCTGCAACCTCCGCAGAGAGCGACTTTTTCGATTTGGGAGGTTTTGTCGGGGGCGGCGTTTACGGGTTTTGAGGGGGGGGTGCTGGCGATCGCCCTGACGAGTTTGCTGCCGTCTCCTGGCTTGAGTATCGGATTGTTGGGGATGATTGTGGCGGGTTTGATTTACGGCCTTTACCGCAGGGCGATCGAACAAACTGAGATGTTGATTATTGGTGCAGGTACTGTGGCTTTGCTGTGGTTTTTCCCGGTTTTACAGACGGCGGCACTTGCGATTTATCCGAATTCTCCGATCGCGGGCGTGTTGTTTGTGGGATGGTTGGGTGCTTTGGGTGCGATCGCTGGCACAGCTATTTTTAGGTTGATTTATAAGTTACTTTCTAATATTTTTTAA
- a CDS encoding LysR family transcriptional regulator has translation MSDLPFTLDQLRILKAIASEGSFKRAADSLYVSQPAVSLQVQNLERQLDVPLFDRGGRRAQLTEAGHLLLSYGEKILSLCQETCRALEDLQNLQGGTLIVGASQTTGTYLLPRMIGMFRQKYPDVAVQLHVHSTRRTAWSVANGQIDLAIVGGEIPTELVEALEIVPYAEDELALILPPSHPMVQQETIQKEDLYKLQFISLDSQSTIRKVIDQVLTRCGIDTRRLKIEMELNSIEAIKNAVQSGLGAAFVSVSAIEKELLMGVLHKSQMDEVLVTRILSLIYNPNRYRSKAAEAFSNEILPQFATYSTILEKKEPPALDLGFIEIATPNSAGS, from the coding sequence ATGTCTGACCTTCCTTTCACTTTAGACCAGTTACGCATTCTCAAGGCGATCGCCTCTGAAGGAAGCTTCAAACGCGCCGCGGACAGCCTTTATGTATCCCAGCCAGCAGTTAGCTTGCAGGTGCAAAACTTAGAGAGACAGTTGGACGTGCCGCTGTTTGACCGGGGGGGGCGGCGGGCGCAACTTACCGAAGCCGGACACCTGCTGCTGAGTTACGGCGAGAAAATTTTATCGCTTTGCCAGGAAACTTGTCGAGCTCTGGAAGACTTGCAAAATCTCCAAGGCGGTACTTTGATCGTCGGCGCTTCTCAAACAACGGGAACCTATTTGCTGCCCCGGATGATCGGGATGTTTCGCCAAAAGTACCCGGATGTAGCAGTACAGCTTCACGTTCACTCGACCCGCCGCACGGCGTGGAGTGTGGCCAACGGGCAAATCGATTTGGCAATTGTTGGCGGAGAAATTCCTACCGAACTTGTAGAAGCTTTAGAAATTGTTCCTTACGCTGAGGACGAACTGGCTCTGATTCTCCCTCCATCTCACCCGATGGTACAACAAGAAACTATCCAAAAAGAAGACCTTTACAAATTGCAGTTTATATCCCTCGATTCGCAGTCTACGATCCGCAAAGTAATCGATCAGGTACTGACTCGCTGCGGCATTGACACGCGCCGCTTGAAAATAGAGATGGAACTAAATTCGATCGAAGCCATTAAAAATGCCGTTCAGTCGGGGCTGGGGGCTGCTTTTGTCTCGGTTTCGGCGATCGAAAAAGAGTTGCTTATGGGCGTCTTGCACAAATCTCAAATGGACGAAGTTTTGGTAACTCGGATTTTGTCGCTGATTTACAACCCCAACCGCTACCGTTCTAAAGCTGCAGAGGCTTTCAGCAATGAAATTTTGCCCCAGTTTGCTACTTATTCGACCATCCTGGAGAAGAAAGAACCCCCAGCGCTCGATTTGGGATTCATAGAAATAGCAACTCCCAACTCGGCGGGAAGTTAA
- the ndhD1 gene encoding photosynthetic/respiratory NAD(P)H-quinone oxidoreductase subunit D1, whose amino-acid sequence MDTANFPWLTTTILFPIAASLLIPLIPDKDGKTVRWYALIVGLIDFALLVYAFYTQYDFSNPDLQLVESYTWVQQLDLKWSVGADGLSMPLILLTGFITTLATLAAWPVTFKPKLFYFLMLAMYGGQIAVFAVQDMLLFFLVWELELVPVYLILSIWGGKKRLYAATKFILYTAGGSLFILVGALAMAFYGDTVTFDMRAIAAKDYSTNIQLLLYTGFLIAYGVKLPIFPLHTWLPDAHGEATAPAHMLLAGILLKMGGYALLRMNAGMLPDAHAVFAPILVILGVVNIVYAALTSFAQRNLKRKIAYSSISHMGFVLIGIASFTDLGISGAMLQMVSHGLIGASLFFMVGCTYDRTHTLMLDEMGGVGKKMRKVFAMWTACSMASLALPGMSGFVAELMVFVGFATSDAYNPVFKVCVVFLAAVGVILTPIYLLSMLREIFYGPENKELAEHEELVDAEPREVFIIASLLVPIIGIGLYPKILTQVYDATTVQLTAKLRDSVPSLVAKAAADKTVSLRAPAIEPSKL is encoded by the coding sequence ATGGATACAGCTAATTTTCCCTGGTTAACAACAACAATCCTGTTTCCCATTGCTGCGTCCTTGCTGATTCCTTTAATTCCCGATAAGGATGGCAAGACGGTGCGGTGGTATGCCCTAATTGTGGGTTTGATCGATTTTGCCCTACTTGTTTACGCTTTTTACACTCAGTACGACTTCAGCAATCCAGATTTGCAACTGGTAGAAAGCTATACTTGGGTGCAGCAACTCGATTTGAAGTGGTCGGTGGGTGCTGACGGTTTATCGATGCCCCTGATTTTGCTGACAGGTTTTATTACTACGCTGGCTACTTTAGCAGCTTGGCCGGTCACATTTAAACCGAAGCTTTTTTACTTTTTGATGCTGGCTATGTACGGCGGCCAAATAGCAGTTTTTGCCGTGCAGGATATGCTGCTGTTTTTCCTGGTTTGGGAACTGGAATTAGTGCCGGTTTACCTAATTTTGTCGATTTGGGGCGGCAAAAAGCGCCTTTACGCAGCAACTAAGTTTATCCTGTACACGGCAGGGGGTTCGCTGTTTATTTTGGTTGGCGCGCTGGCGATGGCGTTTTACGGCGATACGGTTACTTTCGATATGCGGGCGATCGCAGCTAAAGATTACAGCACCAATATACAATTGCTACTGTACACAGGTTTCTTAATAGCTTACGGCGTCAAGCTGCCAATTTTTCCGCTGCACACTTGGCTCCCTGACGCTCACGGCGAAGCAACCGCACCCGCCCACATGTTGCTAGCAGGAATTCTCCTGAAAATGGGCGGCTACGCTTTGCTCAGAATGAATGCGGGAATGCTCCCCGATGCTCACGCTGTCTTCGCACCCATCTTGGTAATTTTGGGTGTGGTAAACATTGTTTACGCTGCCTTAACTTCTTTTGCTCAGCGCAATTTGAAGCGGAAAATTGCTTATTCTTCAATTTCGCACATGGGGTTTGTGCTGATTGGGATAGCTTCGTTTACCGATTTGGGAATTAGCGGTGCAATGCTGCAAATGGTTTCCCACGGTTTAATCGGGGCGAGTTTGTTCTTCATGGTAGGATGCACTTACGATCGCACTCACACGCTCATGCTCGATGAAATGGGCGGTGTCGGCAAGAAAATGCGTAAGGTTTTCGCGATGTGGACTGCTTGTTCTATGGCTTCTTTGGCTTTGCCCGGAATGAGCGGTTTTGTAGCAGAATTGATGGTGTTTGTGGGTTTTGCAACCAGCGATGCTTACAATCCCGTGTTTAAAGTTTGTGTGGTATTTCTAGCTGCTGTCGGGGTGATTTTGACTCCGATTTACCTGCTGTCGATGCTGCGGGAAATCTTCTACGGGCCTGAGAATAAGGAATTGGCGGAACACGAAGAGTTGGTGGATGCGGAACCGCGAGAAGTGTTTATCATTGCTTCGCTGTTAGTGCCGATTATTGGCATTGGTTTGTATCCGAAAATTCTGACTCAGGTTTACGATGCGACTACTGTACAGTTGACGGCTAAGCTGAGGGATTCTGTGCCGTCGCTTGTGGCTAAGGCTGCTGCGGATAAAACTGTGTCTCTGCGTGCTCCGGCGATCGAGCCTAGCAAATTGTGA
- a CDS encoding tetratricopeptide repeat protein produces the protein MSDKIAAKKTEADKLLSEGFFSSSPFFSSFQSTSSTQHSLNSLQRALMLYREVDVRKKFPQESRKGEADALYNLHFSYQRLGQHQDAIAYIQEAIAIYQEIHHREDEAKSLETLGSLHSDLQQYQQAIEYLTQAADVYHVFDADLECNVLNRLGVTYWISGKLEEAAQNYQRAIEVAKKLGSADGQLMPLRNLAAIYSNQGDYPQANASYEQALMLARQIGNLREEAKTLYALGELHYKYNQIQLSVNFFQQALAVWRESGEQAPETTILADLGTAYTQLGQHSQAIAVFQQAIAIAQENGNYQAQLDCSYRLAEAYFAAAQYPKAIEIYQQLLSFAQTEGNLQSEAGMFLSLGVSYSRLNQSAQAYECYQKALPIYRSLGERRGEANCLYNLGMYYVSMNEYNRVLENIQQALDIYREIGDDRESELKLQELINKFSQGQKHQHLKSKQWWQFWR, from the coding sequence ATGTCTGATAAAATAGCGGCGAAAAAAACCGAGGCAGATAAGTTGCTCTCAGAGGGGTTTTTCAGTTCTAGCCCATTTTTTAGTTCATTTCAGTCCACAAGCTCAACGCAACATAGCCTCAATTCTTTACAACGAGCATTAATGCTTTATCGGGAGGTTGATGTTCGCAAGAAATTTCCCCAGGAAAGTCGCAAAGGTGAAGCAGATGCTCTGTATAATCTTCACTTTTCATATCAGAGATTAGGACAGCATCAAGATGCGATCGCTTACATACAAGAGGCGATCGCCATCTACCAAGAAATTCATCATCGGGAAGATGAAGCAAAATCACTGGAAACCCTAGGTTCACTCCATTCAGACTTACAGCAATATCAGCAAGCAATTGAGTACCTGACTCAGGCTGCTGATGTGTATCACGTGTTTGATGCAGATCTAGAATGCAATGTTCTTAACCGTCTGGGTGTGACCTATTGGATATCCGGTAAACTGGAAGAGGCAGCCCAGAATTATCAACGGGCAATTGAAGTGGCTAAAAAACTTGGCAGCGCAGATGGGCAACTCATGCCACTCAGAAATTTAGCAGCTATTTACAGTAACCAAGGAGATTATCCTCAAGCCAATGCGTCTTATGAGCAGGCTTTGATGTTGGCTAGGCAAATCGGTAATTTGCGGGAGGAAGCCAAAACGCTTTATGCGCTGGGGGAATTACACTACAAATACAATCAAATTCAGTTGAGTGTTAATTTTTTTCAGCAAGCTCTTGCAGTCTGGCGTGAGTCAGGTGAGCAAGCTCCAGAAACCACCATACTGGCAGATTTGGGTACGGCTTATACTCAACTGGGACAACACTCACAGGCGATCGCAGTTTTTCAACAGGCAATAGCGATTGCCCAGGAGAATGGGAATTATCAGGCTCAATTGGATTGCTCGTATCGCCTAGCAGAAGCATACTTTGCAGCAGCACAGTACCCAAAGGCGATCGAGATTTACCAACAGTTACTCAGTTTTGCCCAGACGGAAGGAAATTTACAATCAGAGGCAGGAATGTTTCTGTCTCTCGGTGTAAGTTACTCACGCCTCAACCAGTCTGCTCAAGCCTATGAGTGCTATCAAAAAGCACTACCGATTTATCGCTCGTTAGGAGAACGGAGAGGTGAAGCGAATTGTTTATATAACCTTGGGATGTACTACGTTTCGATGAATGAATACAATCGTGTTCTTGAAAATATTCAGCAAGCTTTAGATATTTATCGAGAAATTGGCGACGATCGCGAATCCGAGTTAAAATTGCAAGAGTTAATCAATAAATTCAGCCAAGGACAGAAGCATCAACATCTAAAATCTAAGCAATGGTGGCAGTTTTGGAGGTAG
- a CDS encoding asparagine synthetase B family protein has translation MENQKLINPNWVIAWGPEARSHPATWQTSGFAIIGAEPTFSRDRRFVIVGDCCFDRTPILKQQIDTDGLTDLAIAARLWEQSGPQTLSLLSGQFALAVWDRDEQTLCLGRDRVGAKTLYYTRTGTTRFLAPRLRSLNPYHDRELDLVALRDYLCCAFVPGSQTLWEAVRELRPGSYLYLPDVEAQRYWQPQEQITNADRPLEWHSQQVRSLLEQLVQSALPAGKPVAAYLSGGIDSSCVTAIATRLHDRPVHTFSMHFGAQYPSEIEFANIVAPHCGTEHHVLEVSPQQIWELLPETLVAMDDPVGEGLTVPNLLLGRSAKQFADVVLNGEGGDPCFGGPKNKPMLLNSLYGSIQGKPDPIAAYLTSFQKCYVDLPRLLKPEVWEKVKNAPSVFAEELQQTETTFLNRLMRLNIEFKGADYILTKVNNLTAAAGLKARSPLFDSRMVALSLQIPPEYKLSGAQEKAVLKAAVADLLPDAIVNRPKSGMVMSMQQWFLRDWQRQARSLLLNRHAAIGPYLDRSLIREWLNYRGEVFPRYGLKLWLLVTLEIWLQVNRR, from the coding sequence ATGGAAAATCAGAAGTTGATTAACCCGAATTGGGTCATTGCTTGGGGCCCAGAAGCCCGATCGCACCCTGCAACTTGGCAAACTTCCGGTTTTGCCATAATCGGAGCGGAACCCACCTTCAGCCGCGATCGGCGATTTGTGATCGTAGGTGACTGCTGCTTCGATCGCACTCCAATCCTCAAACAACAGATTGACACGGATGGATTGACTGATTTGGCGATCGCCGCGCGGCTATGGGAACAGTCAGGCCCTCAAACTTTGAGCTTACTGTCAGGACAATTTGCCCTTGCCGTGTGGGATAGAGACGAGCAAACCTTGTGTCTGGGGCGCGATCGCGTTGGAGCCAAAACCCTCTATTACACCCGTACAGGAACGACTCGCTTTCTGGCGCCTCGACTGCGATCGCTCAATCCGTATCACGATCGAGAACTTGATTTAGTTGCTTTGCGCGACTACTTGTGCTGTGCCTTTGTACCCGGATCGCAAACGCTGTGGGAAGCGGTGCGAGAGTTGCGGCCCGGTAGCTACCTGTATTTACCGGATGTTGAGGCGCAGAGATACTGGCAGCCACAGGAGCAAATTACTAATGCCGATCGCCCTTTGGAATGGCACAGTCAGCAGGTGCGATCGCTTTTGGAACAACTCGTGCAGTCAGCGCTACCAGCGGGAAAACCAGTCGCAGCATACCTTTCCGGTGGTATTGATTCAAGTTGCGTCACGGCGATCGCCACAAGGCTGCACGATCGTCCGGTACACACTTTTTCGATGCACTTTGGCGCTCAATATCCCAGCGAGATTGAATTTGCCAACATCGTTGCGCCACATTGCGGCACTGAGCACCACGTTTTGGAAGTTTCGCCGCAGCAAATTTGGGAGTTGCTGCCGGAAACGCTGGTGGCGATGGACGATCCGGTGGGGGAAGGCTTGACGGTTCCTAATTTGCTGCTGGGGCGATCGGCAAAGCAATTCGCAGACGTGGTACTCAATGGCGAAGGCGGCGATCCGTGCTTTGGCGGGCCGAAAAATAAGCCGATGTTACTCAACAGTTTGTACGGTTCGATTCAGGGTAAACCAGATCCGATCGCAGCTTACTTGACTTCGTTTCAAAAATGCTATGTGGATTTGCCGCGTTTGCTGAAGCCGGAGGTTTGGGAAAAGGTGAAGAATGCGCCTTCCGTCTTTGCTGAGGAATTGCAACAGACAGAAACGACGTTTTTGAATCGGCTGATGCGGCTCAACATTGAGTTTAAAGGAGCCGATTACATTTTAACCAAGGTGAATAATCTCACGGCTGCGGCGGGACTAAAAGCTCGATCGCCCCTGTTCGATTCGCGGATGGTGGCACTGAGTTTGCAAATTCCCCCAGAGTACAAGCTTTCGGGCGCGCAGGAAAAAGCGGTTCTCAAAGCTGCTGTGGCCGATTTGCTGCCCGATGCGATTGTCAACCGTCCGAAAAGCGGCATGGTGATGTCGATGCAGCAGTGGTTTTTGAGGGATTGGCAGCGGCAAGCGCGATCGTTGTTGCTGAATCGTCATGCGGCGATCGGGCCTTACCTCGATCGATCGCTAATCCGCGAGTGGCTAAACTATCGTGGGGAAGTTTTTCCCCGCTATGGGCTGAAGCTGTGGCTGCTGGTGACGCTGGAAATTTGGTTACAAGTGAATCGCCGTTAG